In the Populus trichocarpa isolate Nisqually-1 chromosome 1, P.trichocarpa_v4.1, whole genome shotgun sequence genome, one interval contains:
- the LOC112326432 gene encoding uncharacterized protein LOC112326432 produces MKDEERAHRDAYFQEEFESLKISVAHLTSVLEQTLRNNYGEGPSNRPVNFNQTSTIAQPEERMSEHGQRPQYNPAFVQLTTPASAPAVIDAFANESHKAKSSYRNDQDKMEALEARIRVIEGVDLYDPVRAAKMCLVPNVVVPKKFRVPEFIKYSGTQCPITYLKSYCNKVAEVYKYNMDIAPDRTSLFNLEQNDKESIREYAQRWRESAAQVHPPLLDKEMVTLFAVTLKAPYYEHMMGSSVQQFTDPVVVCEQIEQCVKSGKILVAPEKRGFERKVVNHVGDDYKGRKNTFQNYHPPSQITNINSSSPIKRFEPQNFQAKSQIRNYQKVQEQLPSLPLPLNEMYQKLLSIGQVTPEPLALLQLPYPSWYKPKLTCEYHANVVGHSIHTYNAFKRKLLQLIKAGWIIFEDTPNMNTNPLPNHA; encoded by the exons ATGAAAGATGAAGAGCGCGCTCATCGTGACGCttattttcaagaagagtttGAGTCTCTGAAGATAAGCGTGGCTCACCTCACTAGCGTACTCGAGCAAACACTGAGAAATAACTATGGTGAAGGTCCTTCTAACCGACCGGTCAACTTTAATCAGACTTCAACAATAGCTCAGCCCGAAGAAAGAATGAGTGAACATGGTCAAAGGCCTCAATATAATCCAGCATTTGTGCAGTTAACGACACCTGCATCAGCCCCGGCAGTCATAGATGCATTTGCCAATGAATCCCATAAAGCCAAGTCATCTTATAGAAATGACCAAGATAAGATGGAGGCGTTGGAAGCCAGAATCAGAGTCATTGAAGGGGTAGATTTATATGATCCAGTACGGGCAGCAAAGATGTGTCTGGTCCCAAATGTGGTTGTCCCGAAGAAGTTTCGTGTTCCTGAGTTCATCAAATATAGTGGAACACAATGCCCCATAACTTATCTCAAGTCCTACTGCAATAAAGTGGCAGAAGTA TACAAGTATAACATGGACATTGCTCCTGATAGAACCAGTTTGTTCAATCTAGAGCAAAATGACAAAGAAAGCATAAGGGAATACGCTCAAAGATGGCGGGAATCAGCTGCTCAAGTACATCCTCCACTTCTAGACAAAGAGATGGTCACTTTATTTGCCGTCACACTCAAGGCACCATACTACGAGCATATGATGGGAAGTTCGGTCCAGCAATTCACTGACCCTGTAGTAGTGTGTGAGCAGATAGAGCAATGTGTCAAGAGTGGTAAAATTTTGGTAGCCCCTGAGAAAAGAGGTTTCGAAAGGAAAGTGGTCAACCATGTTGGAGATGACTATAAGGGTAGGAAAAACACATTCCAAAACTATCATCCTCCATCCCAAATTACCAACATCAACTCTTCATCTCCCATCAAAAGATTTGAACCCCAAAACTTTCAAGCCAAAAGCCAAATTAGAAATTACCAAAAGGTCCAAGAACAACTACCTTCATTACCGCTACCCCTGAATGAGATGTACCAGAAGTTATTAAGCATCGGACAGGTAACTCCCGAACCTCTCGCGCTTTTGCAGCTACCTTACCCTAGCTGGTACAAGCCAAAGCTCACTTGCGAATACCATGCTAATGTTGTTGGGCATAGCATCCATACTTACAACGCCTTCAAGAGAAAGCTTCTGCAATTAATCAAGGCAGGGTGGATAATATTCGAAGACACTCCTAATATGAACACAAACCCTCTACCTAATCATGCTTGA
- the LOC112326626 gene encoding uncharacterized protein LOC112326626, with product MPYSKVRSFQAVEEPSKRKRMSSEEELRRQVEKLQIELSKRKKDKTLLDEMMLEGDKRRAFLDEQIQSKDARISKLELKLGEEKIAREESEKELKGLSLDWMQSCSELEILKIDFNDCQGSIEYYREKFAQVEVELMDRIGKYEELSKKYVELESQLTEFAKEESKKKGVEVIEAELAAKRNEMKVLKIKLDKEREKVKYLDEKLATIEKHKDQIDANNVALNKTNMLLIEKMTKMDEQMDEVAGHARIVRINARNVEETSFAIPKVWLKPMPFRGKLRTAALPSYLWLERWWRK from the coding sequence ATGCCTTACTCGAAAGTCAGATCTTTCCAAGCTGTTGAAGAGCCGagtaaaaggaaaaggatgaGTAGTGAAGAAGAGCTGAGAAGACAAGTGGAAAAGCTTCAGATAGAATTGAGCAAGCGTAAAAAAGACAAGACACTGTTAGATGAAATGATGCTTGAAGGGGACAAAAGGAGAGCCTTTCTAGATGAGCAAATACAGTCTAAAGATGCGAGAATATCAAAGCTGGAGTTGAAGCTGGGAGAGGAGAAGATTGCTAGGGAAGAAAGTGAGAAGGAGCTAAAAGGATTAAGTTTAGACTGGATGCAAAGTTGCTCTGAACTTGAAATATTGAAGATTGACTTCAATGACTGTCAAGGAAGCATAGAATATTACCGAGAGAAATTTGCACAAGTTGAGGTTGAGCTGATGGATAGAATTGGAAAATATGAGGAATTAAGTAAGAAATACGTGGAGTTGGAAAGCCAATTAACTGAGTTTGCAAAAGAGGAAAGTAAGAAAAAAGGTGTTGAGGTTATTGAGGCAGAGTTAGCGGCTAAGAGGAATGAGATGAAAGTTCTTAAGATAAAGCTTGACAAGGAACGCGAAAAGGTGAAGTATCTGGACGAGAAGTTAGCAACAAtagaaaaacacaaggatcaaATCGATGCCAACAATGTTGCTTTGAACAAAACCAATATGTTGCTAATAGAAAAGATGACCAAGATGGATGAGCAAATGGACGAAGTAGCTGGGCATGCTCGGATTGTTAGAATCAATGCTCGAAATGTGGAGGAGACATCGTTCGCTATCCCCAAAGTTTGGCTGAAACCTATGCCTTTTAGGGGAAAATTAAGAACCGCGGCTTTGCCTTCTTACCTTTGGCTAGAGAGGTGGTGGAGGAAATAG